A stretch of DNA from Lentimicrobiaceae bacterium:
TGTAGGAACCGAAACCGACCAATACATTCCACGCGTTAGGTTTACCAACGATGACGCAAAATTAGCTGTGTATAGGTTAAACAGATTGCAAAACTTTTTAGAAATTTTGATTGCAAATCCCAATACCGGAGCTACAAGTCATTTATACACCGAAAAAAATGAACGTTATATTGATGAAAAATATTTCGACCAAATTTTGTTTCTCGATGATAACGAGCACTTTATCATAATGAGCGAAAAAGAAGGGTATGCTCAATTGTATTTGTACAAAATGGATGGGAAGCTCAAAAACAAAATAACCGAAGGTAATTTCGATGTTACCGATTTTTACGGATGCAATCAAAAAGATAAAATTGTGTATTTTCAGGCAGCGTTGCCAAATCCTTATCAAAGAGAAGTCTTGCAAATTAATCTCGACGGTAGCAATATGAAAAAAATCAGTGTCGCTGATGGTAACAACTATGCTTATTTTTCAGCTACTTACGAATACTTTTTGTTAAATCACTCTTCTGTCAACGTGCCGCCAACATCTATAATGTATGATAAAAACGGCAAAAAAATCAGAACTATCAAAGATAATGTGGAATTAAAACAATTGGTAAATCAATACGAAATATCGTACAGAGAGTTTTTTAGTTTCAAAACTTCTGAAAACGTTGAATTAAACGGTTGGATATTGAAGCCGTACAACTTCGATCCAAACAAAAAATATCCGATATTTATGACTCAATACAGCGGTCCTAACTCTCAAAGTGCTCTCGACGAATGGGCTATTAATTGGGAAAACTATCTTGCAGCCAATGATTATATTGTTGTTTGCGTCGATGGCAGAGGTACTGGCGGAAGAGGTGAGGAGTTTCGCAAATGTACCTATTTGCAGTTAGGTAAGTACGAGACAATAGACCAAATAGAAACTGCCAAATATCTTAAAACTCTTCCTTTCGTCGATGGCGATAGAATAGGAATTTGGGGTTGGAGTTTCGGCGGATATATTTCTTCGTTGTGTTTGGCTAAAGGAGATGGAATTTTTAAAATGGGAATAGCTGTCGCGCCGGTAACTAATTGGCGTTACTACGATAATATTTACACCGAAAGATTTATGAGAACTCCGCAGGAAAATCCCGACGGATACGACGACAATTCGCCATTGAATTTTGCTAAAGATTTCAAAGGTAAGTTCCTTATGTGTCACGGCACTGCCGATGACAACGTTCATGTGCAAAATGCTATGGAATTAGCCGAAAGGCTTGTGCAAGCCAATTTTCAGTTCGATATGCAAATATATACCAACAGAAATCATGGCATATATGGTGGAAATACAACATATCACCTTTATACAAAAAAGGTAAACTTTATTTTTGATAATTTATAAGTCGTTTACCAAGTACTAAAAGGGTGCTCCGATAGGTAAGCATTAGTATATTTAATATCTTCGCTAACTTCTTTACCCAACCAGCTTATGTTAGGTATGTGAGCGTTTTTGTCGTCGAGTTCTATTTCTGCAAGAACCAAGTCCTTGTTCAATCCTTTAAATTCATCAACTTCTATAATAAGGTTTTGAATTTTAACTATGTGGCGAGTTTTTTCAACTAATTTGTCTTTATCGCAAGCAGACAAAAGCGACTTTGCATCGTTTATATCTATATTTATTTCCCATTCTTCGCGTTCTATCAAACTACCATTAATGGGTTTCTTTATATTAATATTGGCTTTATCTCCGCAAATTCTTATTCTTATTGATATATCAGTACTAATATGTAGGTAACCCTGAATTATATCGTAACTGTTGCTAACTTTGTCTTTGTATTCACCATCGACTATAAATTTCCTTTCTATTTCAATTGTTTTAGCCATTTTGTCGTGTTATTTGTTTGTAAAAGTACACAAGTTGCTCAATATAGTAAAGTTTGTGTTTGTTTTTTTTATTGCTTACCGCTTGGCTCTTGGTTGTTGGCTCTTGGCTGGTGCGTGTTTCGTGTTTCGTGTTTCGTGGTGCGTGTTACGGGTTCGACATTTTCGGTCACTGAGTGCCGAAGGCGTATCTAAGTGCCGAAAATGTTACCACTTCCGTCTCCCATCTCACAACTCCTGACTCCTGACTCATAACTCGAAACTTCGCACTTCACACTTCTGTCTTCCGTCTTCGGTCTTCCGACTTTCGACTTCCAACCACTCATCACTCATCACTCATCACTCATCACTCATCACTCATCACCAAAAGCTAACGGCTAATGGCTAAAAGCTAAATAAACAATTGATGATGTCTTTTACCAAAATTATATCTGACAATAATGATATTTTATCTAATTGCATATCAACAGAACCCATAATAAATAGCTAAGTGTAATAATTTGTAACTATTTTAAAAGTCCGTTTTATTTTCCTTTAGAAATGTTAATTTTGTAACTGTGAATTTATAATCTATTAAATATTACACTACTATGCGCGACGTATCTACAGACTATAAATTAAAATCGTTTAGAACAAAAAATGTTTTTGAAGATACAGGTTGGTTGTTATCCGAACCTTCCGTGGATGAACCCTCATTGATACGGGCAATTTACGCAAATAAACAATTAAATGTTAAAGACGACTCATACGGCTTGTATAAGTACTCTGATTGGCTACCTGTCAGAAGGTTTTTAGAAGGTTCGTCTGCACCTGTTACATTTAAAAGTGAAGATTTGGCAAATTATTTAGGACTACCTAATTTATATATAGTATTTAGTGGTTGGTTCCCGAAAAT
This window harbors:
- a CDS encoding cysteate synthase, with translation MRDVSTDYKLKSFRTKNVFEDTGWLLSEPSVDEPSLIRAIYANKQLNVKDDSYGLYKYSDWLPVRRFLEGSSAPVTFKSEDLANYLGLPNLYIVFSGWFPK
- a CDS encoding CYTH domain-containing protein, coding for MAKTIEIERKFIVDGEYKDKVSNSYDIIQGYLHISTDISIRIRICGDKANINIKKPINGSLIEREEWEINIDINDAKSLLSACDKDKLVEKTRHIVKIQNLIIEVDEFKGLNKDLVLAEIELDDKNAHIPNISWLGKEVSEDIKYTNAYLSEHPFSTW
- a CDS encoding prolyl oligopeptidase family serine peptidase, with the translated sequence VGTETDQYIPRVRFTNDDAKLAVYRLNRLQNFLEILIANPNTGATSHLYTEKNERYIDEKYFDQILFLDDNEHFIIMSEKEGYAQLYLYKMDGKLKNKITEGNFDVTDFYGCNQKDKIVYFQAALPNPYQREVLQINLDGSNMKKISVADGNNYAYFSATYEYFLLNHSSVNVPPTSIMYDKNGKKIRTIKDNVELKQLVNQYEISYREFFSFKTSENVELNGWILKPYNFDPNKKYPIFMTQYSGPNSQSALDEWAINWENYLAANDYIVVCVDGRGTGGRGEEFRKCTYLQLGKYETIDQIETAKYLKTLPFVDGDRIGIWGWSFGGYISSLCLAKGDGIFKMGIAVAPVTNWRYYDNIYTERFMRTPQENPDGYDDNSPLNFAKDFKGKFLMCHGTADDNVHVQNAMELAERLVQANFQFDMQIYTNRNHGIYGGNTTYHLYTKKVNFIFDNL